Proteins from one Gossypium raimondii isolate GPD5lz chromosome 8, ASM2569854v1, whole genome shotgun sequence genomic window:
- the LOC105790686 gene encoding heat stress transcription factor A-7a: protein MNPYFPVKEEYPNSSYSQSDDDPPLMMMGPPPPQPMESLRDSGPPPFLTKTFDIVDDPSTNYIVSWSRGGSSFVVWDPHAFSTNLLPRYFKHNNFSSFVRQLNTYGFRKTDPDKWEFANEGFLRGHKHLLKNIRRRKTTSQPPPSQQPLGPCVEVGRFGVDGEVGRLKRDKQVLMMELVKLRQQQQSTRAYIEAMEERLQGTEKKQQQMMSFLARAMQNPAFLRQLMQQKEKRKELEEAMSKKRRRPIDQRHVGQSSRGSEGINPVKTEPPEYGEYGYQVTELEALALEMQGYGRARREQEEPQDELQHGHGHDRELDEGFWEELLNERFEGELDIPEGGEGEDEDVNVLADRLGYLGSSPK from the exons ATGAATCCGTATTTTCCGGTGAAGGAAGAGTACCCGAACTCGAGTTATTCACAGTCCGACGATGACCCGCCGCTGATGATGATGGGGCCGCCGCCACCCCAGCCGATGGAGAGTCTTCGCGATTCAGGGCCACCGCCATTCCTCACGAAGACCTTTGACATTGTTGATGATCCTAGCACTAATTACATAGTTTCGTGGAGCAGAGGAGGTAGCAGCTTTGTTGTGTGGGATCCTCACGCTTTCTCCACTAATCTTCTTCCTCGATATTTCAAGCACAATAATTTCTCTAGTTTCGTTAGGCAACTCAATACTTAC GGTTTTAGAAAGACTGATCCAGATAAATGGGAGTTTGCCAATGAAGGGTTCCTTAGAGGCCATAAGCATCTGCTGAAGAACATTAGGAGAAGAAAGACCACATCTCAGCCCCCACCATCTCAGCAACCTTTAGGTCCTTGTGTTGAAGTTGGCAGATTTGGGGTAGATGGGGAAGTTGGTCGATTGAAGCGGGACAAGCAGGTGTTAATGATGGAATTAGTGAAGCTAAGACAACAGCAACAAAGCACTCGAGCTTATATTGAAGCCATGGAAGAAAGGTTACAAGGCACTGAAAAGAAGCAGCAACAAATGATGTCTTTCTTGGCTAGAGCTATGCAGAATCCAGCTTTCCTCCGGCAGTTGATGCAACAGAAGGAGAAAAGGAAGGAGCTCGAAGAAGCCATGTCGAAGAAAAGGCGACGGCCGATCGATCAACGACATGTAGGCCAATCGAGCCGAGGTAGCGAGGGGATAAATCCGGTTAAAACTGAACCTCCGGAGTATGGTGAATACGGATACCAAGTGACAGAGTTGGAAGCATTGGCACTGGAAATGCAAGGGTATGGTAGGGCCAGAAGGGAGCAAGAGGAACCACAAGATGAACTCCAACATGGCCATGGCCATGACAGAGAGCTTGATGAAGGGTTTTGGGAAGAATTATTGAATGAGAGATTTGAAGGAGAGTTGGATATACCTGAAGGAGGTGAAGGTGAAGATGAAGATGTGAATGTATTGGCTGACCGGTTGGGGTATTTGGGTTCAAGTCCAAAGTAG